The bacterium genome includes a window with the following:
- a CDS encoding ABC transporter substrate-binding protein: MTRWAALLCAALLLLAVPGYPAAGQGAVRLMHGKIVIAVVNDQSGVYADLGGKNGVEAVRMAVEDFQKKYGTMGGGIDVLSADHQNKPDVGASKAAEFYDRDNADLVIDVPTSSVGIAIAHVAAQKHRLFFAVGAATTALSNEDCNKYTFHYGYDVYSLANGTAIAIVKQGGTQWYIVYPNYAFGQDMNAKFSAAVDHAGGKVLLSDPTPFPNPTEDFSTFLIKARTLRPRLQILGAMQAGQDLVNLVKQYNEFGLRQQGVKLAIGLLFLTDVHSLTPAAIQGTVFTDAWYWNMDKQARDWADRFYARTKARPTFVQAGDYDGTWQYLEAVRRAGTDDPDKVVAQLEGYRFNDFFARHAQIRKQDHVLLHDMFLAEVKAPNDVKEPWDYEKIVSTIPAAQAFQPLSQVHCKMAP, encoded by the coding sequence ATGACCAGGTGGGCGGCCTTACTCTGCGCGGCGCTCCTTTTACTGGCCGTGCCGGGATACCCGGCGGCCGGCCAGGGCGCGGTCCGGCTGATGCACGGGAAGATCGTGATCGCGGTCGTTAACGACCAGTCCGGCGTCTACGCGGACCTCGGCGGCAAGAACGGCGTCGAGGCTGTCCGGATGGCCGTGGAGGACTTTCAAAAGAAGTACGGGACGATGGGCGGAGGGATCGACGTCCTCTCCGCCGATCACCAGAACAAACCCGACGTGGGCGCGTCGAAGGCCGCGGAATTCTACGACCGCGACAATGCCGATCTCGTGATCGACGTCCCGACCTCGTCGGTCGGCATCGCGATCGCGCACGTCGCGGCGCAGAAACACCGGCTGTTCTTCGCCGTCGGCGCGGCGACGACGGCCCTGTCGAACGAGGACTGCAACAAGTATACGTTCCACTACGGGTACGACGTATACTCACTCGCCAACGGTACCGCGATCGCCATCGTGAAGCAGGGCGGCACGCAATGGTACATCGTCTACCCCAACTACGCCTTCGGCCAGGACATGAACGCGAAGTTCTCGGCAGCCGTGGATCACGCCGGCGGCAAGGTGCTGCTGAGCGATCCAACGCCGTTTCCGAACCCGACCGAGGATTTCTCGACGTTCCTGATCAAGGCGCGCACGCTCAGGCCGCGCCTCCAGATCCTCGGCGCGATGCAGGCCGGCCAGGACCTCGTGAATCTCGTCAAGCAGTATAACGAGTTCGGGCTCCGCCAGCAGGGCGTGAAGCTCGCGATCGGCCTCCTATTTCTGACCGACGTCCACTCGCTCACCCCGGCCGCGATCCAAGGCACCGTGTTCACCGACGCGTGGTACTGGAACATGGACAAGCAGGCCCGCGACTGGGCCGACCGGTTCTACGCGCGGACGAAAGCCCGGCCCACGTTCGTGCAGGCCGGCGACTACGACGGGACGTGGCAGTACCTCGAGGCGGTCCGGCGCGCGGGCACGGACGACCCGGACAAGGTCGTAGCCCAACTCGAGGGGTACCGATTCAACGACTTCTTCGCCCGCCACGCGCAGATCCGCAAGCAGGACCATGTGCTCCTCCACGACATGTTCCTCGCGGAGGTCAAGGCGCCGAACGATGTCAAGGAGCCGTGGGATTATGAGAAGATCGTCAGCACGATCCCGGCAGCCCAGGCATTTCAGCCGCTGAGCCAGGTGCACTGCAAGATGGCGCCGTAG
- a CDS encoding ABC transporter ATP-binding protein: MLRVEGLHAWYGESHVLHGVDLEVPDGEIVTLVGRNGMGKTTALRCIMGLHRAKQGRIWLDGRETTHLAPQQIARLGVGWVQDDRGIYSRLTVLEHLLLPPVVGDQAWSLDRIFEAFPILKERAGAPGSKLSGGEQQILAVARVLRMGARMLLMDEPTEGLAPIIVRRVGEILRDIKAHGLTVLLVEQNLRFATTVADRHYLIVNGRTVNTLSNQDAARQEQELLAYLGV, translated from the coding sequence ATGCTGCGCGTCGAGGGGCTCCACGCCTGGTACGGCGAGAGCCACGTGCTGCACGGCGTGGATCTCGAGGTCCCGGACGGCGAGATCGTGACGCTCGTGGGCCGCAACGGGATGGGCAAGACCACGGCCCTACGGTGCATCATGGGCCTGCACCGCGCCAAGCAGGGCCGGATCTGGCTGGACGGCCGCGAGACCACTCATCTCGCGCCCCAGCAGATCGCGCGGCTCGGGGTCGGCTGGGTGCAGGACGACCGCGGGATCTACAGCCGGCTCACCGTGCTCGAACACCTGCTCCTGCCGCCCGTCGTCGGGGACCAGGCGTGGAGCCTGGACCGGATCTTCGAGGCGTTCCCCATCCTGAAGGAGCGCGCCGGCGCCCCCGGCAGCAAGCTTTCGGGCGGCGAGCAGCAGATCCTCGCCGTGGCGCGCGTGCTGCGCATGGGCGCGCGGATGCTGCTGATGGACGAACCGACCGAGGGGTTGGCGCCGATCATCGTGCGCCGGGTCGGCGAGATCCTCCGCGACATCAAGGCGCACGGGCTGACCGTGCTGCTCGTCGAGCAGAACCTCCGGTTCGCGACGACGGTGGCGGACCGCCATTACCTCATCGTGAACGGGCGCACCGTGAACACCCTGAGCAATCAGGACGCGGCCCGGCAGGAGCAGGAGTTGCTGGCCTATCTCGGCGTGTGA
- a CDS encoding ABC transporter ATP-binding protein → MAILETHGLTMEFRGFRALDGVDLRVEPGELHAVIGPNGAGKTTLFNLLSGLLRPTHGRIAFEGREITGLAAHELARRGIGRSFQITSVFPHLPVLANIELALQARTPLGYVWWRSDRMLRRFDGEARDVLAAVGLTDLAGREVATLPYGHKRVLEIGLALALQPKLLLLDEPTAGLSIEDTRRIVEVVRRVAQQRTIVLVEHNMGVVAELSRHITVLQRGRVLAEGAYDDLRRNPAVIEAYLGGAA, encoded by the coding sequence ATGGCGATCCTCGAGACGCACGGCCTCACGATGGAATTCCGGGGCTTTCGAGCCCTGGACGGCGTCGATCTGCGCGTGGAGCCGGGCGAGCTCCACGCCGTCATCGGGCCGAACGGCGCCGGCAAGACCACGCTCTTCAACCTCCTGAGCGGTCTCTTGCGGCCGACGCACGGCCGGATCGCCTTCGAGGGGCGGGAAATTACGGGCCTGGCCGCCCACGAGCTCGCGCGGCGGGGCATCGGGCGATCGTTCCAAATCACGAGCGTGTTCCCGCACCTCCCCGTCCTCGCGAACATCGAGCTGGCGCTGCAGGCCCGCACGCCGCTCGGGTACGTCTGGTGGCGCTCCGACCGGATGCTCCGCCGGTTTGACGGCGAGGCGCGCGACGTCCTGGCCGCGGTCGGCCTGACCGATCTCGCCGGCCGGGAAGTGGCGACGCTGCCGTACGGGCACAAACGCGTGCTCGAGATCGGCCTGGCCCTCGCGCTGCAGCCGAAGCTCCTGCTGCTCGACGAGCCGACGGCCGGGTTGAGCATCGAGGACACCCGGCGCATCGTCGAGGTCGTGCGGCGCGTGGCGCAGCAGCGGACGATCGTCCTGGTCGAGCACAACATGGGCGTCGTCGCGGAGCTGTCCCGCCACATCACGGTCCTCCAGCGGGGCCGAGTGCTGGCCGAGGGCGCCTACGACGACCTGCGCCGGAACCCGGCCGTGATCGAAGCGTACCTCGGGGGCGCGGCGTAG
- a CDS encoding AI-2E family transporter produces the protein MTQRAFVGRVATVIGLIAVAWTLAWFVRQMTEILILLLVSAILASGFAPLVEGIERVRLPRDGHMPRGAAIFMLYLGLFAAVGAILTSIIIPAFNEGRTFVQNLPQDVSAAQTWIADLQTHYPWLPDFAGLIARAPQQVANLGRYGTTAASVAFSFIGGVASMITVLVFTFYMLLEHATIKQAFLSVLPPAERPRAALVLARIGTKFGGWFRGQFLLSFTVAATVSIALLLIRMPYPFLLGIIAGLGELVPMVGLWIGATVAVLVGLSQPAWRLVATIAFYVVIMQVEPHWLVPRIMSRAVGLSPLLTIIALLAGIKLLGIIGGLLAVPVAAGLQVIASEIAAEIQTDH, from the coding sequence GTGACGCAGCGCGCCTTTGTCGGCCGCGTCGCGACGGTGATCGGCCTCATCGCCGTCGCGTGGACCCTCGCCTGGTTCGTCCGGCAGATGACCGAGATTCTGATCCTGCTGCTCGTCTCGGCCATCCTGGCGTCCGGCTTCGCGCCGCTCGTAGAAGGCATCGAACGGGTCCGGCTGCCGCGGGACGGGCACATGCCGCGCGGCGCGGCGATCTTTATGCTGTACCTCGGGCTGTTCGCCGCCGTCGGCGCCATCCTGACGTCGATCATCATCCCGGCGTTCAACGAGGGACGGACGTTCGTCCAGAACCTGCCCCAGGACGTGAGCGCTGCGCAGACATGGATCGCGGATCTTCAAACTCACTACCCGTGGCTGCCCGATTTTGCGGGCCTGATCGCCCGCGCGCCGCAGCAGGTGGCCAACCTGGGCCGGTACGGCACGACCGCCGCCTCGGTCGCATTCTCGTTCATCGGCGGCGTCGCGTCCATGATCACGGTGCTGGTCTTCACGTTCTACATGCTGCTCGAGCACGCCACGATCAAGCAGGCGTTTCTCTCGGTGCTGCCGCCCGCGGAGCGGCCGCGCGCCGCGTTGGTCCTCGCCCGGATCGGCACGAAGTTCGGCGGCTGGTTCCGCGGCCAGTTCCTGCTGTCGTTCACGGTCGCCGCCACGGTGTCGATCGCCCTGCTCCTGATCAGGATGCCGTATCCGTTCCTGCTCGGGATCATCGCCGGGCTGGGCGAGCTCGTCCCCATGGTCGGGCTCTGGATCGGCGCGACCGTCGCCGTGCTGGTCGGGCTGTCGCAACCGGCGTGGCGGCTCGTCGCCACGATCGCGTTCTATGTCGTGATCATGCAGGTCGAGCCCCACTGGCTGGTGCCCCGGATCATGTCCCGCGCGGTCGGGCTGTCGCCCCTCCTGACGATCATCGCCCTGCTCGCCGGCATCAAGCTGCTCGGCATCATCGGCGGCCTGCTGGCCGTTCCAGTGGCGGCGGGACTCCAGGTCATTGCCTCGGAGATCGCCGCCGAGATTCAAACGGACCACTAG
- a CDS encoding MgtC/SapB family protein — translation MQPPLPGQGLEYLPLMERAGVSLAIGAMIGMEREWAHKDVGVRTFAFISLSFTLAWTVSPTAAYFLMAAMIPLVTLMNWRSFARDRTLEMTTSVAVLATALLGILVGEGLFLLAAACGVVITVLLAWKAEVVRFAGEVTIDEIRGALLLGVIALVVYPLLPRGTVDPWHLIDLRAAWTVVLVISAIAFGNYVLLRLYGTRGIRWTGLLGGLVNSTATVAELATRARGDPRLSIFALLGMLTADAAMLLRNGLILAVFDAPALLHGWVSVGAMAAASILLAARVQVPETETAPLHMRSPISLRHAFTFGVAFVAITLAGQLAFRRLGAPGFLLVSVLGGLVTSASTSAAAGILAAGGVVTPAVAGYGVMLGSMSSLVFHVPTASMAGFDPKDTRQLALLSAIILAAGLAGLAAQALLDGGL, via the coding sequence GTGCAGCCTCCGCTCCCGGGCCAGGGGCTCGAGTACCTGCCGCTCATGGAACGGGCGGGCGTCTCGCTGGCGATCGGCGCGATGATCGGCATGGAGCGGGAATGGGCCCACAAGGACGTCGGCGTGCGGACGTTCGCGTTCATCTCGCTGTCCTTCACCCTGGCGTGGACGGTCTCGCCGACCGCGGCCTACTTCCTGATGGCCGCGATGATTCCCCTCGTCACGCTGATGAACTGGCGCTCCTTCGCCCGCGACCGCACGCTCGAGATGACGACGTCGGTGGCGGTCCTCGCCACGGCGCTCCTCGGCATCCTGGTCGGCGAGGGCCTCTTCCTCCTCGCGGCGGCGTGCGGCGTGGTCATTACGGTGCTGCTCGCGTGGAAGGCCGAGGTGGTCCGGTTCGCCGGGGAGGTGACGATCGACGAGATCCGCGGCGCGCTGCTGCTCGGCGTGATCGCGCTCGTCGTCTATCCGCTGCTGCCGCGCGGGACGGTGGACCCGTGGCACCTCATCGACCTGCGCGCCGCCTGGACCGTCGTGCTCGTGATCTCCGCGATCGCCTTCGGCAACTACGTCCTGCTCCGCCTCTACGGCACGCGCGGCATCCGCTGGACCGGGCTGCTCGGCGGCCTGGTCAACAGCACGGCCACGGTCGCCGAGCTGGCGACCCGCGCCCGCGGCGATCCCCGTCTGTCCATCTTCGCCCTGCTCGGCATGCTGACCGCCGACGCGGCGATGCTGCTGCGCAACGGGCTCATCCTCGCCGTGTTCGACGCGCCGGCGCTCCTGCATGGGTGGGTCTCGGTGGGCGCGATGGCGGCGGCGAGCATTCTGCTCGCGGCGCGGGTCCAGGTCCCGGAGACCGAAACCGCGCCGCTCCACATGCGATCCCCGATCTCGCTGCGGCACGCCTTCACGTTCGGCGTGGCGTTTGTGGCGATCACGCTCGCCGGCCAGCTCGCGTTCCGCCGGCTTGGAGCGCCCGGGTTTCTCCTCGTCTCCGTGCTGGGCGGACTCGTCACGAGCGCGTCGACGTCGGCCGCGGCGGGGATCCTGGCCGCCGGCGGCGTGGTCACGCCCGCGGTGGCCGGCTACGGCGTGATGCTCGGGTCCATGAGCAGCCTCGTGTTTCACGTGCCGACCGCCAGCATGGCCGGCTTCGATCCGAAGGACACCCGGCAGCTCGCCCTGCTCTCTGCGATCATCCTCGCCGCCGGCCTGGCCGGCCTCGCCGCGCAGGCGCTACTCGACGGCGGGCTTTGA